TCTGGAGAATGATGAGAGCCTGCCCGAATCCGTCCGCGCCAGCCTCGGAATGATTCGCCGTAACGTGGAACTTGAGGCCCGTCTTATTGATGATCTTCTGGATCTGACCCGCATCGCACGCGGCAAGTTGGAACTGCATTTAAGGGCGGTGGATGTGCATGTGATCATCCAGCGTGCGCATGAAATTTGCGAGACGGATATCCATACAAAAAAGCAAACTTTTGAGCTTCAACTTAACGCGGCAAAACATTTGGCCATGGCGGATCCTGTGCGCCTTCAACAGGCTCTTTGGAATGTGATCCGCAATGCGGTCAAGTTCACGCCCGAAGGTGGCATCATCACGGTTAAGACAGGCAATCGAGGTAAAAAAATTTGGATTGAAGTCACCGACAGCGGAATCGGCTTCGCTCAAAAGATTTTACCTGGCATGTTCAAGCCGTTTGAGCAGGGAGGGCGTGACATCACACGTCGCTTTGGAGGTTTAGGACTGGGGCTCGCTATCAGTAGTTCCATCATGGAATCGCATGATGGGACGATTATTGGCGACAGTCCCGGGGCAGACAAAGGTGCGACATTTACTTTAGAACTGCCCCTGGGATCATTGTCCAGTCCAGTTAATGCGGGGCCAGTGGAGTTTGAGAAAGATCTGAGTCATTCGGGGCTGCGCATTCTGTTAGTTGAGGATCACAAGGACACTCGTGCGAGCATGGAGTTGCTGCTGCGCCGTGCAGGGCATGTTGTAACGGCAGCCGACTGTGCGGCAATGGCTTTGGAAATAGCCGAGGCGCATACCTTTGACCTTGTGATCAGCGATTTGGGACTGCCGGACCTCAGCGGTATGGAGTTGATGTCTCAACTGCGGGACCAGCATGGTCTGCGTGGCATTGCCGTTAGCGGTTATGGCATGGAGGAAGATATCCTGCGAAGCAAAGATGCAGGCTTTGTCTATCATCTCACGAAACCTATCCAGATGGAGACTCTCCGGCGTCTCATCCGCCAGTTTGCGGCCAGTGGAGGATAAATGTTTTCTGGAGGTGGAATGCGGTGGCACCTTCACATTTCTTTTCAACGGCCGCCCAATCATGTATAGTTAGATGCCTCTCCTCACATCACTCAAAAACCACACTGCTACAGCCCATGCAGCGTTGGAGGAGCAGTTGGATATCCAGCGACATTTTCAGTCAGAAGAGTTGTATAGACGCTTGCTGGAGAGTTTCTATAGCCTGTATGCACCGCTGGAAGAACGGCTGGCGGAGCTGATCGATTGGAACCAAAAAAACTGGGATTTTGAGATACGGCGGAAAACTCCGTGGTTGGAGAATGATCTGTCAAATTTGGGCATGACAGGAAACGATGTGGCAGCGCTATCGCTGAGCAATGGACTTCCAGAAATCAAGAATTTAGGAGCTGCCGTTGGATGCTTGTATGTCCTTGAAGGCTCAACACTTGGGGGCCAGATGATCACCAAGCTATTGCAACGAAGCCTCCCGCTGACCGCAGAAAAGGCAGGTGCCTTTTTCGCTGGTTATCGGGAACAGACTGGCCTGCGCTGGCGCGAATTTGGAATGTGGGCAGAAGCCCTGGCCCGGGATGATCCTGGGATGGAGGCAAGTGCTGTGAATGCGGCGAAAGATACCTTCGACAGTTTTGCCCTCCGGTTTAAAAACTTAAATTTTACGAATGTCTGAGCAAACTGACCTAACCAATTGTGATCGTGAGCCTATCCATATTCCGGGCTCAGTTCAGCCTCATGCCACGCTTCTTGTTTTGCAGGAACCGTCACTGTCCATCATGCAAGCCAGCGCCAATGCACCTGAGCGCCTGGGAATGTCCATGGAGGAACTGTTGAAAATGAGTCTGGCAGATCTGCTCCCGGCAGCAGATCTGGAGCACCTGGAAAAGCAGATTCTTTCAAAACAGCTAGAGGCCTCCCCGCACTACCTGCCGCCGTTGGCGATTGGAAAATTAGGGCAGTCGTTTGAGGTGCTGGTTCACCGTCACCAAGGCGTATTGATAATGGAGATGGAACTTTGGGAAGATCAAAACTCCATGGTCCAAGAGGAAGTCTATACTTCTCTGAAGCACACGCTCAACCAGCTCCAGGGAACAACCTCGGTGGTGGAATTCTGCCAGCGCGCGGCGGAGCATGTAAGCAAGTTCACCGGCTTTGACCGAATCATGGTTTATCGCTTTGCCGATGATGCCTCAGGTCATGTCATTGCGGAAGCCCGGCGGGCCGATCTGGAGTCTTACCTGGGCCTGCACTATCCAGCTTCAGACATTCCGAAGCAGGCCCGAAAGCTTTTTGTTAGGTCGCAGCTCAGGTTGAATCCGGATGTGAGATACAAGCCTGTACCACTGGTGCCAGAGATGCGTCCGGATACCGCCGGACCACTGGACATGAGTTACTGCGTCAGCCGATCCATGTCACCGATCCATGCGGAATACCTGCAAAACATGGGGGTGACGGCATCCATGTCC
The DNA window shown above is from Prosthecobacter fusiformis and carries:
- a CDS encoding ATP-binding protein, translated to MSKKASSAHSPASRKSSGTKSGGNGARTGTQVSKKAEAKPRVWIDKSDFERIHDHLREAQETLDAIRNGDVDAVVVSGSHGSQVYSLSGAEQPYRIYVEQMQEGAVTVDQSGLILYCNQRFADMTGLPLERVISSQILQYVPKSTWKNLDHVFKGEEAAKHECLLQHLDGGSRPVLLTGSPLPMEDQHVMCLVVTDLTEQKEREELRQGKEGAEKANLAKDAFLAALSHELRTPLTPALMATMALENDESLPESVRASLGMIRRNVELEARLIDDLLDLTRIARGKLELHLRAVDVHVIIQRAHEICETDIHTKKQTFELQLNAAKHLAMADPVRLQQALWNVIRNAVKFTPEGGIITVKTGNRGKKIWIEVTDSGIGFAQKILPGMFKPFEQGGRDITRRFGGLGLGLAISSSIMESHDGTIIGDSPGADKGATFTLELPLGSLSSPVNAGPVEFEKDLSHSGLRILLVEDHKDTRASMELLLRRAGHVVTAADCAAMALEIAEAHTFDLVISDLGLPDLSGMELMSQLRDQHGLRGIAVSGYGMEEDILRSKDAGFVYHLTKPIQMETLRRLIRQFAASGG
- a CDS encoding biliverdin-producing heme oxygenase, with amino-acid sequence MPLLTSLKNHTATAHAALEEQLDIQRHFQSEELYRRLLESFYSLYAPLEERLAELIDWNQKNWDFEIRRKTPWLENDLSNLGMTGNDVAALSLSNGLPEIKNLGAAVGCLYVLEGSTLGGQMITKLLQRSLPLTAEKAGAFFAGYREQTGLRWREFGMWAEALARDDPGMEASAVNAAKDTFDSFALRFKNLNFTNV